The genome window GGAAAACGGCCTGCTGCTCTACATTGCGGAATCTTCCGCCAATATCGTAACCGTATACGACATGGCGAACCGGCGGGTCCGGAGCCGGATCGTTGTCGGGTTGGCGCCCACCCGGCTGCTCAAGGTGGATAATAGAATCTATGTGGCCAACTCCGGCAGCGGCACGGTATCAATAATCGTTCCGGGCCAGGCCAGGGTGGTGCGGGAGAACAGGGTGGGCTCACCCCTGGAGATGGCCTATGCGGAAAACCGGCGCTGGGTCTATATCGGTGATGAAAAGTCCGGTAATGTCACGGTGGTCGAGGCCACCACGGGCCGGGTGGCGGGCCGTATCGAACTGGGCGCCAGGCCGATGGGGATGGCGGTAATGGAGTAGACTGCCGGATTCCGGTGCCGCCGGCCGCCTAAAAATCCTCACTGTTTATCTTGTGTACCATCTTCTTGATCGCGCCGATGTCCTTGGGATCAATAACCGTGAACTCCAGGTTCATGGCAACGAGGTCCTCTTCGGGGCTGACCTTGAGGATCTTGGCATAGATGTCATGGCTGTATACCCCAAGGGCCTCGGACTTGAGCATGAACTTGATGTTAAAGTGGGGAGCGACCTCGCTGCTGGTCACGGCACGCATCCCGCCGGCGCTGATGTCCCGGACCCGGCCGTTGTGGACGTCGGAGATCACCACCTTGCCTTCACAGATCTGGAATTGGAAGGGGATATCCACATCGGCCCGGGGATATCGACGCACCTCGCGTTCCGGGACCTTGAGATTGTAAGGTGCCTTGACGTTGACCAGTTCATAGAGCCGGAGCGGGTCCTTCCTGCCCTTGACCGATGTGGAAAAGGGTTCCTTGGCCAAGACGATGTTCTCGGTCTGGGCATAGGTGCTTTCGCTTAAGAGTATCTGGCCCCGCAGGGTGGCGGCCTCAATCCGGGAGGCCAGGTTCACCTCCTTGCCGATTACCGTATATTCGCAGTGCAGGTCGGACCCGATTTTACCGGCCACCATCCTGCCGGTGTTGAGGCCGATGCCCATATAGATCTTGGGCATGCCCATTTGCTCATTTTCCCGGTTGACCTGGTCCATGGCGATCTGCATCTCAGCGGCACAGCAGACCGCCCGTTCCGGGGCCCTGGGATGTTCCACCGAGGCGATGAACAGGGCCATGATCGAATCGCCGACGAACTTGTCAACCGTTCCCCCGTAACGGGTGATGATTTCCGTCATCCGGGTGAAGTAGCGGTTCAGGAGCAGGATGACATCCGAGGCCGGGTAGATGTCGGTGATGATCGTAAAGCCGCGCAGGTCGGAGATCAGGACGGTAATCTCCTTGATCTCGCCCCCGGCCGGCAGCAGGTTGCGCCGCCGGGCCAGTCCGTCCAGGCGATGGTGCAGTTTCTGCCGGAGTTCGTCGTCTTGTTTCGAAAATTTGCTTGCCTGGATACCGTTGATGAACTCTTCAATGGGAGCCAGGAGCCGGTCCACATACCTTTCCGGCGGCCCCCCTTTCTTGCGCCACTCGCTGAAGGTGGCCGGCAGGGTGCTCTCCAGCATTCGCCAGGCGGCCAACACCGCAAGAATGCCGCAACCGATCATGATCAGGCCGTATCCCGGGGTGGGCCGGAGGATAAAGATCGCCGCCCCGAGCGGGATAAGGGTCGCGGCTGCCAGGCCGGCGAGAAGTTTTCTTACCGGTTTCATCATTGCGGTTTACCGGGACGATATTGAGCGGAAACCCGGGGGACCGGATGGGAAAAACAGGGAAGGCGCTCGCAACGGAAAGAGAAGGCAGGGAGAAAAAGAAGGGTTGTTAAAGGTACGTTCACGGATCATTGCCACTCGTATCAAGACCTGTCAGCCTTGGCCAGTTGTTGAATAACGAGTTGCGAGTATAGGGTAATTTGCTCCGGCTTTCAAGAAAAAACCGGGATTGTAAGAGGTTAAAGCGAAACGAAACGGAACCATGTTGAGGAGGGCGGCGGATGATGCTCAAGGGAGCGAGTCGGCAACGGATATCTCGGAAGGTGGCGCTGTTCACGGTTGGCGCGGCAATGGTTCTGGGCCTGAATGTTTCCTGCCATACCGCGCCCGTCGGTCCGCGGTCCCCATTGCCGGTGGAGCCGCCGGATGCC of Desulfobacterales bacterium contains these proteins:
- a CDS encoding PilZ domain-containing protein, yielding MMKPVRKLLAGLAAATLIPLGAAIFILRPTPGYGLIMIGCGILAVLAAWRMLESTLPATFSEWRKKGGPPERYVDRLLAPIEEFINGIQASKFSKQDDELRQKLHHRLDGLARRRNLLPAGGEIKEITVLISDLRGFTIITDIYPASDVILLLNRYFTRMTEIITRYGGTVDKFVGDSIMALFIASVEHPRAPERAVCCAAEMQIAMDQVNRENEQMGMPKIYMGIGLNTGRMVAGKIGSDLHCEYTVIGKEVNLASRIEAATLRGQILLSESTYAQTENIVLAKEPFSTSVKGRKDPLRLYELVNVKAPYNLKVPEREVRRYPRADVDIPFQFQICEGKVVISDVHNGRVRDISAGGMRAVTSSEVAPHFNIKFMLKSEALGVYSHDIYAKILKVSPEEDLVAMNLEFTVIDPKDIGAIKKMVHKINSEDF